A genome region from Chloroflexi bacterium ADurb.Bin180 includes the following:
- the pknD_1 gene encoding Serine/threonine-protein kinase PknD, with amino-acid sequence MESSSLDRPTLSGALDRPLLSVLRINGWKIILLLLVVLLVFTRLYDLGNRAYCHDESTHAWEPWKLITGQGYRFDPVYHGPFLYHATALVYWLFGDSDTTARIASALLAILSVLLVWPLRKWLGKAGALFTMFLLTLSPSMMFRGRFIRHDIFVIAPTMAVVVAFFHYVTDRRQRWLYVIAGGLALTFCAKANSFINGAIFGAFWVGALLVDWWKTRRPLRELPEFDLAVLMATLALPLLTPLVLMVLKLNPRDYSDAGLWRIRGVLLVLVAISAVIGLWWKRKVWPIAAAIYYAIYIPLYTTMFTNGQGLETGFTGMVGHWLGEQGVARGGQPWFYFYFLNVIYEFLPLILALLAILYYLYRLLRELRPQAAEGESQTVATAAPPFVGFILFWGLGTFAFWTWAAEKMPWQNMHLVLNLCLVAGWFLGQVWQRADWRKLLKEGFLPCLVLLPVMLFGNVVWVVTLAGRPKPFSGMELEQLYVTLRFLLGLIVEVVAGALLVAGSRRFGWRGLGRVLLAALFVVLTAATIRIAVMLTFINQNYATEFLQYAAATPDTADVMAELGEIRRLLPDGEPLRIAYDNDSQQPFFWYLRELPNVTFFTGDGGLSGVHDVVIIGLDNETKLKAQLAGRYVRRNYRLIWWPYEDVYRNLTLRKLWDDLRSPERLKFWWNIFWWRKYPESTALWPSVHRFALYVRKDLASRLWVLGPDVPGVDTSLPEDDYEKQRLDLAAIQAFGSSRELNDPKGVAVDHLGRVYVVNTRNHRVEVYSADGQLVQTIGSQGTGPGQFQEPWGIAVAPDGHVYVADTWNHRIEKFDAQGRFVATWGTFGDTGGLLGAPDVLYGPRDIAVTPDGNLIVSDTGNKRLIKFSPEGTFIAQWGGGGSLPGQFLEPCGVAVDAAGNIYVADVWNHRIQKLSADGVYQSQIAVVGWESESPVNKPYLVADQFASVYVTQPDYHRVVKFDSSGRVLSVWGLMGTDERSLNTPSDITLDAQGNVYVVDSGNNRVVKYPALH; translated from the coding sequence ATGGAGTCAAGTAGTCTCGACAGACCCACCCTCTCAGGCGCGCTCGACAGACCGCTCCTGTCTGTTCTTCGTATCAACGGGTGGAAGATCATTCTGTTGCTACTGGTGGTGCTGCTGGTCTTTACCCGGCTGTATGACCTGGGCAACCGCGCCTACTGCCACGACGAGAGCACCCACGCCTGGGAGCCCTGGAAGCTGATCACCGGGCAGGGCTATCGCTTCGACCCGGTCTATCATGGCCCCTTCCTCTATCACGCCACGGCGCTGGTCTACTGGCTGTTCGGTGATTCGGACACCACGGCGCGCATCGCTTCGGCGCTGCTGGCCATTCTGTCCGTCCTGCTGGTGTGGCCGCTGCGCAAGTGGCTCGGCAAGGCCGGCGCTCTGTTCACGATGTTCCTGCTGACCCTCTCCCCGAGCATGATGTTCCGCGGGCGGTTCATCCGTCACGATATCTTTGTCATCGCCCCGACCATGGCGGTGGTGGTGGCCTTTTTCCACTATGTCACTGACCGCCGCCAGAGGTGGCTCTATGTCATCGCCGGCGGGCTGGCGCTGACGTTCTGTGCCAAGGCCAATTCGTTCATCAACGGGGCCATCTTTGGTGCCTTCTGGGTGGGGGCGCTGCTGGTCGACTGGTGGAAGACGCGCCGCCCTCTGCGCGAGCTGCCCGAGTTCGACCTGGCCGTACTGATGGCCACCCTGGCCCTGCCGCTGCTCACGCCGCTGGTGCTGATGGTTCTGAAGCTCAACCCGCGCGACTATAGCGATGCGGGCCTGTGGCGTATCAGGGGCGTGCTGCTGGTGCTCGTGGCCATTTCGGCGGTGATCGGCCTGTGGTGGAAGCGCAAGGTGTGGCCCATCGCCGCGGCCATCTACTATGCCATCTACATCCCGCTCTACACCACCATGTTCACCAACGGGCAGGGCCTCGAGACGGGCTTTACCGGTATGGTCGGCCACTGGCTGGGCGAGCAGGGCGTGGCGCGCGGCGGACAGCCCTGGTTCTACTTTTACTTCCTCAACGTGATCTACGAATTCCTGCCGCTCATCCTGGCCCTGCTGGCCATTCTCTACTACCTCTATCGTCTGTTGCGCGAGCTCAGGCCTCAGGCGGCAGAGGGGGAGAGCCAGACCGTCGCCACCGCTGCGCCGCCCTTTGTCGGTTTTATCCTGTTCTGGGGGCTGGGCACCTTTGCCTTCTGGACCTGGGCGGCGGAAAAGATGCCCTGGCAGAACATGCACCTGGTGCTCAACCTGTGCCTGGTGGCTGGCTGGTTCCTGGGCCAGGTGTGGCAGCGCGCGGACTGGCGCAAGCTGCTGAAGGAGGGATTCCTCCCTTGCCTGGTGTTGCTGCCAGTGATGCTTTTCGGCAATGTGGTCTGGGTGGTCACTCTGGCCGGCCGGCCCAAACCGTTCTCCGGTATGGAGCTCGAACAGCTTTACGTAACGCTGCGCTTTCTGCTGGGATTGATCGTAGAGGTCGTGGCCGGCGCCCTGCTCGTCGCCGGGTCACGCCGCTTTGGCTGGCGGGGCCTGGGCCGGGTGCTGCTGGCAGCGTTGTTCGTGGTGCTCACGGCGGCCACCATTCGCATTGCGGTGATGCTGACGTTCATCAATCAGAACTATGCCACCGAGTTCCTGCAGTATGCCGCCGCTACGCCCGATACCGCCGATGTGATGGCCGAGCTGGGAGAGATCCGCCGCCTGCTGCCAGACGGCGAGCCGCTGCGCATCGCCTACGACAACGACTCGCAGCAGCCGTTCTTCTGGTATCTGCGTGAGCTACCCAACGTGACCTTCTTTACCGGCGACGGCGGCCTCTCAGGCGTGCACGATGTGGTCATCATCGGGCTGGACAACGAAACCAAGCTCAAGGCCCAGCTCGCCGGGCGCTACGTTCGGCGGAACTATCGCCTGATCTGGTGGCCGTACGAGGATGTCTACCGCAACCTCACCCTGCGCAAGCTGTGGGATGACCTGCGCAGCCCCGAGCGGCTTAAGTTCTGGTGGAACATCTTCTGGTGGCGCAAGTACCCCGAGTCGACGGCCCTGTGGCCGTCGGTGCACCGCTTTGCTCTCTACGTGCGCAAGGACCTCGCGTCCCGGCTGTGGGTGCTGGGGCCGGACGTCCCGGGCGTGGATACCTCGCTGCCCGAGGACGACTATGAGAAGCAGCGACTCGACCTGGCCGCCATCCAGGCCTTTGGCAGCTCGCGGGAGCTCAACGACCCCAAAGGCGTGGCGGTGGACCACCTCGGCCGTGTGTACGTTGTGAACACACGCAATCATCGCGTCGAGGTCTATAGCGCCGATGGCCAGCTCGTGCAGACCATTGGCAGTCAGGGCACCGGCCCTGGCCAGTTCCAGGAGCCGTGGGGCATCGCGGTGGCCCCGGATGGCCACGTGTACGTGGCCGACACCTGGAACCACCGCATTGAAAAGTTCGACGCGCAGGGCCGCTTTGTCGCCACGTGGGGCACCTTTGGCGACACGGGTGGACTGCTCGGCGCGCCCGACGTGCTCTACGGCCCGCGCGACATTGCCGTGACGCCCGATGGCAACCTGATCGTCAGCGATACCGGCAACAAGCGCCTCATCAAGTTCTCACCCGAGGGCACGTTCATCGCTCAGTGGGGCGGGGGAGGTTCCCTGCCGGGGCAGTTCCTGGAGCCCTGCGGCGTGGCGGTGGACGCCGCCGGCAACATCTATGTGGCCGACGTCTGGAACCACCGGATCCAGAAGCTCAGCGCCGACGGAGTCTACCAGTCACAGATAGCGGTCGTGGGCTGGGAGAGCGAATCCCCGGTGAACAAACCGTACCTGGTGGCGGACCAGTTCGCGTCGGTCTATGTGACTCAGCCGGACTATCACCGCGTGGTCAAGTTCGATAGCTCGGGCCGGGTGCTGTCCGTCTGGGGCTTGATGGGCACAGACGAGCGCTCGCTGAACACCCCCTCGGACATCACGCTGGATGCGCAAGGCAACGTCTATGTGGTCGACTCGGGCAACAACCGCGTGGTCAAGTACCCCGCGCTGCACTAG
- the pknD_2 gene encoding Serine/threonine-protein kinase PknD, with product MEEVTKRPRRKRSSPVKAVPVAVAEPREAGRDIGRWAVVLVLIVAALVATRFWDLGNRSYGHDESIHAWEAWKLVTGQGYTHDPIYHGPFGYHVVAFFFLLFGVGEVQARYAPALFSVALVLLVWPMRKWLGKAGAVLAMALLTISPTLMLRGRYFRHDIWLLVAFMVITICIFRYLQDRKDHWLYLMAGSLAVAFASKAISFITGFIFGTFLVGYLLVEWFRTRRSLKELPALDLVILLGTLVLPQSAPLLLKLAKLDPLDYSGPALVRTTVIVVLLIVISAVIGTWNKRRAWLISAGIYYLLFILLYSTLLTNPRGVATGMVGMLGYWLSQQGVARGGQPWYYFYFLNVVYEYLPLLLAGLGAAYYFWRSRKNQPGKESAPAEAAPEAERPLPFVPFLIYWVAGNFFIWTLAGEKMPWQNMHLVVPLGLLGGWFLGRIWDNTSWRALKARGGLQAAVLVPVALLAVIALLSAVLGPTRPFAGMTLAQLTVTMRALLSLLVLGICLVLLRRRCAGLGAGGWFRLVLATVVLVLGAITVRDALRASFVNQDYPTEFLMYADSSPDTGLVMADLKMISSRLAGDRELKIAYDNESSWPFVWLLRDYPNTTFFTAESGLSGDPQVVIVGPPNEEKVQAQLKLKYIKRQYRLIWWPNQDVYSGLTPAKIWKDLRDPARRRYWWDILWSRQYPQPTTSWPYVHPFSLYVRKDVAAQLWDFGPEIAGAQVELPEDVYEKKRISLSAVAAFGSSGSGNGQFSDPKGLALDAAGNIYVVDTRNHRVQMFNSAGVFQRAWGSQGTGPGQFQEPWGIAVDRDGYVYVADTWNHRIQKFDATGKFVTTWGAFGDVGGVLGDPLLLYGPRGIVVDSQKNVLVSDTGNKRIVKYTSEGQFVQQWGGSGTLEGQLREPCGLVVDANDGVYVADVWNQRVQEFDRNGAYLAQWPVVGWESEAPVNKPYLAIGSQGSVYVTQPDYHRVVKFNGGGQVLAMWGQYGSNDQGLSTPSGIAVDAAGFIYVADSGNNRVVKYAPVN from the coding sequence ATGGAAGAAGTAACCAAGAGGCCTCGCCGAAAGAGAAGCAGCCCCGTGAAGGCTGTGCCTGTAGCGGTTGCGGAGCCGCGTGAGGCGGGTCGGGACATCGGCCGCTGGGCGGTCGTGCTCGTGCTGATCGTCGCCGCGCTGGTGGCCACTCGTTTCTGGGACCTCGGCAACCGCTCCTACGGCCACGACGAGAGCATCCACGCCTGGGAGGCCTGGAAGCTGGTCACGGGGCAGGGCTATACGCACGACCCGATCTATCACGGGCCCTTTGGCTATCACGTGGTGGCCTTTTTCTTCCTGCTGTTCGGCGTGGGTGAGGTCCAGGCCCGCTACGCGCCGGCCCTGTTCAGCGTGGCGTTGGTGCTGCTGGTGTGGCCGATGCGCAAGTGGCTCGGCAAGGCGGGCGCGGTGTTGGCCATGGCCCTGCTGACCATCTCGCCCACGCTGATGCTGCGCGGCCGCTACTTTCGTCACGACATCTGGCTGCTGGTGGCCTTTATGGTCATCACCATTTGCATCTTTCGCTACCTGCAAGACCGCAAGGATCACTGGCTCTACCTGATGGCCGGCTCTCTGGCGGTGGCTTTTGCCAGCAAGGCCATTTCTTTCATCACTGGCTTTATCTTTGGCACCTTCCTGGTAGGCTACCTGCTGGTGGAGTGGTTCCGCACGCGCCGGTCGCTGAAGGAGCTGCCGGCGCTGGACCTGGTGATTCTGCTGGGCACCCTGGTGCTGCCGCAGTCGGCGCCGCTCCTGCTCAAGCTAGCCAAACTCGATCCCCTCGACTACAGCGGGCCTGCCCTGGTGCGCACGACGGTCATCGTGGTGCTGCTCATCGTCATCTCGGCGGTGATTGGCACCTGGAACAAGCGCCGGGCCTGGCTGATCTCGGCCGGCATCTACTACCTGCTCTTTATCCTGCTCTACTCGACGCTGCTGACCAACCCCCGCGGTGTGGCCACGGGCATGGTGGGCATGCTGGGCTACTGGCTCTCGCAGCAGGGCGTGGCCCGTGGCGGCCAGCCGTGGTACTATTTCTACTTCCTGAACGTGGTCTACGAGTACCTGCCACTGCTCCTGGCCGGGCTGGGCGCTGCCTACTACTTCTGGCGCTCTCGCAAGAACCAGCCGGGCAAGGAATCGGCCCCGGCCGAAGCTGCGCCAGAGGCTGAGCGGCCGCTGCCCTTTGTGCCCTTCCTGATCTACTGGGTGGCCGGCAACTTTTTCATCTGGACCCTGGCCGGCGAAAAGATGCCCTGGCAGAATATGCACCTGGTGGTGCCCCTGGGGCTGCTGGGCGGCTGGTTCCTGGGCAGGATTTGGGACAATACCTCCTGGCGCGCGCTCAAGGCCAGGGGCGGGCTGCAGGCGGCGGTCCTTGTGCCCGTGGCGCTGCTCGCGGTGATTGCGCTGCTGTCGGCCGTGCTGGGGCCGACCCGCCCGTTTGCCGGGATGACCCTGGCTCAGCTCACGGTGACCATGCGCGCGCTGCTGTCGCTGCTGGTGCTGGGCATCTGCCTGGTGCTGCTGCGCCGGCGCTGCGCCGGCCTGGGCGCCGGCGGCTGGTTCCGGCTGGTGCTGGCCACGGTGGTGCTGGTGCTCGGCGCGATCACCGTGCGCGACGCGCTGCGGGCCAGCTTTGTGAACCAGGACTATCCGACCGAGTTCCTGATGTACGCCGATTCCAGCCCAGATACGGGCCTGGTCATGGCCGACCTGAAGATGATCTCCTCTCGACTGGCGGGAGACAGAGAGCTCAAGATTGCCTACGACAACGAATCGAGTTGGCCCTTTGTCTGGCTGCTGCGCGACTATCCCAATACCACCTTTTTTACCGCCGAGAGCGGCCTTTCGGGCGATCCGCAGGTGGTCATCGTCGGTCCGCCGAACGAGGAAAAGGTCCAGGCCCAGCTCAAGCTCAAATACATCAAGCGGCAGTATCGCCTCATCTGGTGGCCGAATCAGGATGTCTATTCGGGCCTGACCCCGGCCAAGATCTGGAAAGACCTGCGCGACCCGGCGCGCCGCCGCTACTGGTGGGATATCCTCTGGTCGCGCCAGTATCCCCAGCCCACTACCTCGTGGCCTTACGTTCATCCCTTCTCGTTGTACGTGCGCAAGGACGTAGCTGCGCAGCTCTGGGACTTTGGCCCGGAGATCGCCGGCGCACAGGTCGAGCTGCCGGAGGACGTGTACGAGAAGAAGCGGATCAGTCTGAGCGCAGTGGCTGCTTTTGGCTCCTCTGGTTCGGGCAACGGGCAGTTCAGCGACCCCAAGGGCCTGGCCCTCGATGCCGCGGGCAACATCTATGTGGTCGATACGCGCAACCACCGCGTGCAGATGTTCAACTCGGCAGGGGTTTTCCAGCGTGCCTGGGGCAGTCAGGGCACCGGTCCTGGCCAGTTCCAGGAGCCGTGGGGCATTGCCGTGGACAGGGACGGCTATGTCTATGTGGCCGACACGTGGAACCACCGCATCCAAAAGTTCGACGCGACCGGCAAGTTTGTCACCACCTGGGGAGCGTTCGGTGATGTGGGCGGCGTGCTGGGCGATCCGCTGTTGCTCTACGGCCCGCGCGGCATCGTGGTCGACAGCCAGAAGAACGTCCTGGTGAGCGACACGGGCAACAAACGCATTGTCAAGTACACCTCAGAGGGCCAGTTCGTGCAGCAGTGGGGCGGCTCTGGCACACTCGAAGGGCAGCTGCGCGAGCCGTGCGGCCTGGTTGTGGATGCCAACGACGGCGTGTACGTGGCCGACGTGTGGAACCAGCGCGTGCAAGAATTCGACCGCAATGGCGCGTATCTGGCCCAGTGGCCGGTGGTGGGCTGGGAGAGCGAGGCGCCGGTCAACAAGCCCTATCTGGCCATCGGCAGCCAGGGTTCAGTCTATGTGACCCAGCCCGACTATCACCGCGTGGTCAAATTCAACGGCGGGGGCCAGGTGCTGGCGATGTGGGGCCAGTATGGCTCGAACGACCAGGGGCTGAGCACGCCGTCGGGCATTGCCGTGGACGCCGCCGGGTTCATCTACGTGGCCGACTCGGGCAACAACCGCGTGGTCAAGTACGCGCCGGTGAACTAG
- the yjjL gene encoding L-galactonate transporter, with protein sequence MKTQSGYRWFVVLTFFAFMLLHQCDRLLIGPLTSQIMATFNINEAQMGAVVTGALIVGAVMYPIWGYLYDRYARSKLLAAASFIWGSTTWISAIAPTYGAFVATRATTGIDDSSYPGLYSLIADYFEPRLRGRVYGLLQIAQPFGYMLGMLLGLFLGASLGWRGIYYLTGGLGILLAAVIWFGVREAPRGKSEPELAELSEIGQYHFDWKTALGLFKKRTLLVLFVQGFFGVFPWNVITYWFFRYLEVERHYSEAGVFTTMAAAVIVLSVGYFVGGAAGDWAFKRTPRGRALVSMVAVLAGAILLWVTMGVPMENTTVFMVMLCLTALFIPVASSNVICTVYDITLPEVRSTAMSVQYFIESAGAALAPLMAGLIAVRSSLGNAILLICISTWILCALFFAVVAYLVPTDIATLRGQLRERAEKEKAAQAGA encoded by the coding sequence GTGAAAACACAATCCGGGTACAGATGGTTTGTCGTCCTGACGTTTTTTGCCTTCATGCTGCTTCATCAATGCGACCGGCTGCTCATCGGTCCTCTGACTTCGCAGATTATGGCCACCTTCAACATCAACGAGGCGCAGATGGGCGCGGTAGTCACGGGTGCGCTCATCGTGGGCGCAGTGATGTACCCCATCTGGGGCTATCTGTATGACCGCTACGCGCGCAGCAAGCTGCTGGCGGCCGCCTCGTTCATCTGGGGCTCGACCACCTGGATCAGTGCCATCGCACCCACCTATGGCGCGTTTGTGGCCACGCGCGCCACCACAGGCATCGATGACTCGAGCTATCCGGGGCTGTACAGCCTCATTGCCGACTATTTCGAGCCCCGGCTGCGCGGCAGGGTCTATGGTCTGCTGCAGATTGCCCAGCCCTTTGGCTACATGCTGGGCATGCTGCTGGGGTTATTCCTGGGCGCTTCGCTCGGCTGGCGAGGAATCTACTACCTCACCGGCGGGCTGGGTATCCTGCTGGCAGCGGTGATCTGGTTTGGCGTGCGCGAGGCGCCGCGCGGCAAGTCCGAGCCGGAGCTGGCCGAGCTGAGCGAGATCGGTCAGTACCACTTTGACTGGAAGACGGCGCTGGGCCTGTTCAAGAAGCGCACGCTGCTGGTGCTGTTCGTGCAGGGCTTTTTCGGCGTCTTTCCCTGGAACGTGATCACCTACTGGTTCTTCCGCTATTTGGAGGTCGAGCGCCACTACTCTGAGGCGGGCGTGTTCACCACCATGGCCGCGGCGGTGATTGTGCTGTCGGTGGGCTATTTCGTCGGCGGGGCAGCCGGCGACTGGGCTTTCAAGCGCACCCCGCGAGGGCGAGCGCTGGTGTCGATGGTGGCTGTGCTGGCCGGTGCCATCCTGCTATGGGTCACGATGGGCGTACCGATGGAGAACACCACCGTGTTCATGGTCATGCTGTGCCTGACCGCCCTGTTCATCCCGGTGGCCAGCTCGAACGTCATCTGCACGGTGTATGACATCACCCTGCCCGAGGTGCGCAGCACGGCCATGTCGGTGCAGTACTTTATCGAGTCGGCCGGGGCAGCGCTGGCGCCGTTGATGGCCGGGTTGATCGCGGTGCGTTCTTCGCTGGGCAATGCCATCCTGCTGATCTGCATTTCCACCTGGATACTGTGCGCGCTCTTCTTTGCCGTGGTGGCCTATCTGGTGCCCACAGACATTGCCACGCTGCGCGGGCAATTGCGCGAGCGGGCGGAGAAGGAAAAGGCAGCGCAGGCGGGGGCGTAG
- a CDS encoding TMAO/DMSO reductase translates to MNKTPPTATRPSRRSFLIAAARAAAGLTLASCAPNGPAGATGEPTPVVGDTAAAGYTTAVPNSTKEPAVDPDVIISPDTRRANRVPPGQWLTDRWPVLHEGPVPRLDPAAWALRLYGLVQQEKTLSLPEFLALPTVKVFSDIHCVTTWSRLDNLWQGVSTAALKDVVGGLLPEARFVIIHAVGNWTTNLTVEDFFEPDVLLATHHDGQPIDAPHGGPVRLVVPRLYFWKSAKWPTAIEFTSRDVPGFWETRGYHNHGDPWTEERFR, encoded by the coding sequence ATGAACAAGACACCACCGACAGCGACCAGGCCGAGCCGGCGCTCCTTTCTCATCGCGGCGGCGCGGGCCGCGGCCGGCCTCACCCTCGCCTCTTGCGCACCCAACGGGCCGGCTGGCGCCACAGGCGAGCCCACTCCCGTTGTTGGCGACACGGCCGCCGCAGGTTATACTACGGCTGTACCCAATTCCACCAAGGAGCCTGCTGTGGACCCAGACGTGATCATCAGTCCCGACACCCGGCGTGCCAACCGCGTTCCGCCAGGCCAGTGGCTCACCGATCGCTGGCCAGTGCTGCACGAAGGCCCCGTGCCGCGCCTCGACCCGGCGGCCTGGGCCCTGCGCCTCTATGGCCTCGTGCAGCAGGAAAAGACGCTCTCCCTTCCCGAGTTCCTGGCCCTGCCGACGGTCAAGGTGTTCTCGGACATCCACTGCGTGACCACCTGGTCTCGGCTGGACAACCTGTGGCAGGGCGTGAGCACGGCGGCGCTCAAGGACGTGGTAGGCGGCCTGCTGCCAGAGGCCCGCTTTGTCATCATCCATGCCGTGGGCAACTGGACCACCAACCTGACGGTGGAGGATTTCTTTGAGCCGGACGTGCTCCTGGCCACCCACCACGATGGCCAGCCCATCGATGCGCCACACGGCGGCCCGGTGCGGCTGGTCGTGCCGCGGCTCTACTTCTGGAAGAGCGCCAAGTGGCCCACCGCCATCGAGTTCACCAGCCGCGACGTGCCCGGATTCTGGGAAACGCGCGGCTATCACAACCACGGCGACCCGTGGACCGAAGAGCGCTTTCGTTAG
- a CDS encoding DegV domain-containing protein/M5005_Spy1226 has protein sequence MSKIAIVTDTGMDLTPQQTAELGIHVVPLMVTFGTETFPSSDLSIEDYWARVKAGGRPGTSQPPTGLYEQVYRQLVEAGQQVLCLAITSKHSGTFNSAWLAAQNFPGQVTVFDTLSLALAQAYQAITAARMAREGASMEAILQRLESIRARTHFVIALDTIESLRRGGRADQIIPVLERVVRVLSIKPLLEIRDGQLKLLGAARSREKSHRQIIDELAKHTPVEAAMVCHTRSADIAPAFAAALAARLGVPVESIPIAETGAILASHAGPGVMAAGVIQAER, from the coding sequence ATGTCCAAAATCGCCATTGTCACCGACACGGGCATGGATCTGACGCCGCAGCAGACCGCCGAGCTGGGCATCCACGTAGTGCCGCTGATGGTCACCTTTGGCACAGAGACCTTTCCGAGTTCGGACCTGTCCATCGAGGACTACTGGGCCAGGGTCAAGGCCGGCGGCCGTCCGGGCACATCGCAGCCGCCAACGGGGCTGTACGAGCAGGTTTATCGTCAACTGGTGGAGGCCGGTCAGCAGGTGCTCTGCCTGGCAATTACCAGCAAGCACAGCGGCACGTTCAACTCGGCCTGGCTCGCCGCGCAGAACTTTCCGGGGCAGGTCACCGTGTTTGACACGCTCAGTCTGGCTCTGGCCCAGGCCTACCAGGCAATCACTGCCGCGCGGATGGCCAGGGAGGGCGCCAGTATGGAAGCCATTCTGCAGCGGCTGGAGAGCATCCGCGCCAGGACGCACTTTGTCATCGCGCTGGATACCATCGAGAGCCTCCGCCGGGGCGGCCGCGCCGACCAGATCATTCCGGTGCTGGAGCGCGTAGTCAGGGTGCTATCCATCAAGCCACTGCTCGAGATCCGCGACGGCCAGCTCAAGCTGCTCGGCGCGGCCCGCTCGCGCGAGAAAAGCCACCGGCAGATCATCGACGAACTGGCGAAACATACGCCGGTCGAGGCGGCCATGGTGTGCCACACCCGCTCGGCCGACATTGCCCCGGCCTTTGCCGCGGCCCTCGCCGCGCGGCTCGGAGTGCCCGTGGAGAGCATTCCCATCGCCGAGACGGGCGCGATTCTGGCCAGCCACGCCGGGCCAGGCGTGATGGCCGCCGGCGTGATCCAGGCCGAGCGCTAG
- the mutM_1 gene encoding Formamidopyrimidine-DNA glycosylase — MPELPDLEVISDYLRREVVGAEVQQVAVLKPIVLRNLYGGAPQRGAGSPVTAVERRGKFLLLPLASGAFWVVNPMLAGYLRYHATKERVPGQPFLRLVLSNGHTLAYYDRVLMGKVYLTPRLDLVPGFAELGPEALDPRLTLPAFAGRLSHYHGEIKGILTNQQFVAGIGNAYADEILFCAGLYPFRKRKTLWPAEVSRLYDCMHSVLTAAIATLREKMGPNIHEERRDFLAVHGKGGSPCPRCGATISEIRALQRITSFCRTCQPGTLIQQ; from the coding sequence TTGCCCGAACTGCCGGACCTGGAAGTGATCTCTGACTACCTGCGGCGCGAGGTGGTGGGCGCCGAGGTTCAGCAGGTCGCCGTGCTCAAGCCCATCGTCCTGCGCAACCTGTACGGCGGCGCTCCACAGCGAGGTGCCGGTTCCCCTGTCACCGCGGTGGAGCGCCGGGGCAAGTTCCTGCTCCTGCCGCTGGCCTCTGGCGCCTTCTGGGTGGTGAACCCCATGCTGGCCGGCTACCTGCGCTATCACGCCACGAAGGAGCGAGTGCCGGGCCAACCGTTCCTGCGCCTGGTCCTCTCCAACGGCCACACCCTGGCCTATTATGATCGTGTCTTGATGGGCAAGGTCTACCTGACGCCGCGGCTCGACCTGGTGCCCGGGTTCGCCGAGCTGGGGCCGGAAGCGCTGGACCCGAGACTGACCCTGCCGGCCTTTGCCGGGCGCCTGAGCCATTACCACGGCGAGATCAAGGGCATTCTCACCAACCAGCAGTTCGTGGCCGGCATCGGCAACGCCTACGCCGACGAAATCCTGTTCTGCGCCGGCCTGTACCCGTTCCGCAAGCGCAAGACCCTCTGGCCGGCCGAAGTATCGCGCCTGTACGACTGTATGCACTCGGTGCTGACCGCGGCCATCGCCACGCTGCGGGAAAAGATGGGGCCGAACATCCACGAAGAACGGCGCGATTTCCTGGCCGTGCATGGCAAGGGCGGCTCGCCCTGCCCGCGCTGCGGTGCGACCATCTCCGAGATCCGCGCCCTTCAGCGCATCACGAGCTTTTGCCGCACCTGCCAGCCCGGCACGCTGATCCAGCAGTAG